The Bubalus bubalis isolate 160015118507 breed Murrah chromosome 18, NDDB_SH_1, whole genome shotgun sequence genome contains a region encoding:
- the LOC112580313 gene encoding transmembrane protein 243-like produces the protein MEDFSARTYSTSGLDNRPLFGETSAKDRIINLVVGSLTSLLILVTLISAFVFPQLPPKPLNIFFAVCISLSSITACILFYWYRQGDLEPKFRNLIYYILFSIIMLCICANLYFHDVGK, from the coding sequence ATGGAGGACTTTTCCGCCAGGACGTACAGCACAAGTGGCCTGGACAACAGACCTCTGTTTGGAGAGACATCTGCCAAGGATCGAATCATCAATTTAGTTGTTGGCAGCTTAACATCTTTACTGATCCTAGTCACGCTGATCAGTGCTTTTGTTTTCCCTCAACTACCTCCAAAACCgttgaatatattttttgctGTCTGCATCTCTTTGAGTAGTATCACTGCCTGCATACTTTTCTACTGGTATCGACAAGGAGATTTAGAACCGAAATTTAGAAACCTTATTTACTATATCTTATTTTCTATCATCATGTTATGTATATGTGCGAATCTGTACTTCCATGATGTGGGAAAGTGA
- the LOC123465101 gene encoding LOW QUALITY PROTEIN: carcinoembryonic antigen-related cell adhesion molecule 3-like (The sequence of the model RefSeq protein was modified relative to this genomic sequence to represent the inferred CDS: inserted 1 base in 1 codon), translating to MEPPSGPASTRHVPWNRLVLAVSLLTFWTPPTTAQLTIETVPPRAAEGSDVLLLAHNVTKNPLGYAWFRGERVENTQLIASYRVDINATTNGPAHSGRETLYPNRTLLIQSVTQKDTGSYTLLVTKDDLGTERQTGHLHVLPVLPTPVITSNNSNPWEHKDTVVLTCRPETQNTSYTWWISNQSLPKSTRLELSEDKRTLTVFSVTRKEKGPYVCEARNPVGISRSDPFTLDVLYSVARPSLQASNTTVPEHEGPVVLTCLTDETGVSIRWLFKGQSLLLADRMTLSSDNSTLTIDPISREDAGXYQCEVSNRGNASKSGPLRLSVTWQENARALDVGAITGIVIGVLLVLTPLAVLGCFIFLHRGNWPPASTSGRGPSGSSVSQASLPDARPPAPIYQELLRPDTDVYCNISHKADVGP from the exons ATGGAGCCCCCGTCAGGCCCTGCAAGCACGAGGCATGTGCCCTGGAACAGGCTCGTCCTGGCAG TCTCGCTCTTAACTTTCTGGACCCCGCCCACCACTGCCCAGCTCACTATTGAAACAGTGCCTCCCCGTGCTGCAGAAGGGTCGGATGTTCTTCTACTTGCCCACAACGTGACAAAGAATCCTCTAGGCTATGCCTGGTTCAGAGGAGAAAGGGTAGAGAACACCCAGCTAATTGCATCATATAGAGTAGACATTAATGCAACTACCAATGGGCCTGCACACAGCGGACGGGAGACACTTTACCCCAACAGAACCCTGCTGATCCAGAGCGTCACCCAGAAAGACACAGGATCCTACACCCTGCTCGTTACAAAGGATGATTTAGGGACAGAAAGACAAACTGGACACCTCCATGTACTCC CGGTGCTACCCACACCCGTCATCACCAGCAACAACTCCAACCCCTGGGAGCACAAGGACACTGTGGTGTTAACATGTAGACCTGAGACCCAGAACACCTCCTACACGTGGTGGATCAGCAATCAGAGCCTCCCCAAGAGCACCAGGCTGGAACTGTCCGAGGACAAGAGGACTCTCACTGTGTTCAGTGtcacaaggaaagagaaaggacccTATGTGTGCGAAGCCCGGAACCCAGTGGGCATCAGCCGCAGTGACCCATTCACCCTGGATGTCCTCT ACTCAGTGGCACGGCCCTCCCTCCAAGCCAGCAACACCACAGTCCCAGAACATGAGGGCCCCGTGGTCCTGACCTGCCTCACAGATGAGACTGGGGTCTCCATACGCTGGCTCTTCAAAGGCCAGAGTCTCCTCCTCGCAGACAGGATGACACTGTCCTCAGACAACAGCACCCTCACCATAGACCCCATCAGCAGAGAGGATGCGG GTTATCAGTGTGAGGTCTCCAACAGGGGCAACGCCAGCAAGAGTGGCCCCCTCAGGCTGAGTGTGACCT GGCAAGAAAACGCTCGAGCCCTCGATGTGGGGGCCATTACTGGCATCGTGATTGGGGTCCTGCTCGTCCTGACGCCGCTGGCTGTCCTggggtgtttcattttccttcacag AGGGAACTGGCCCCCAGCGTCCACCTCAG GACGTGGTCCCTCTGGCAGCTCTGTCTCCCAG GCCTCCCTACCTGATGCCAGGCCACCAGCTCCCATCTACCAG GAATTACTACGACCGGACACAGACGTTTACTGTAATATCAGCCACAAAGCAGATGTGGGTCCTTAG